In Paraflavitalea devenefica, the following are encoded in one genomic region:
- a CDS encoding Rieske (2Fe-2S) protein, whose product MVEKKYNWHKIAESEAELVMSDHHIAVAEVKGKKICIGKHQQEWFGFAYKCPHAGGILADGYIDAAGNVVCPLHRYKFSLKNGRNTSGEGYYLKTYPIEQREDGLFIGLPDQGLFNLW is encoded by the coding sequence ATGGTGGAGAAAAAATACAACTGGCATAAAATTGCGGAGAGTGAGGCGGAACTGGTGATGAGTGATCATCATATTGCCGTAGCAGAAGTGAAAGGAAAAAAGATCTGCATCGGCAAACATCAGCAGGAATGGTTTGGCTTTGCCTATAAATGTCCACATGCAGGTGGTATTTTAGCAGATGGCTATATTGATGCAGCGGGCAATGTGGTATGCCCGCTGCACCGTTATAAATTCAGTCTGAAGAACGGCCGCAATACCAGCGGTGAAGGATATTATCTCAAAACATATCCCATTGAACAGCGCGAAGATGGTTTGTTTATCGGTCTCCCCGATCAGGGCTTGTTCAATCTGTGGTGA
- a CDS encoding phosphatase PAP2 family protein — MSFWEILEAIDKNVFTFINVAASAPWLDGFMKLLRNAPVWIPLYAFMVYWVIRFGRPYAWQFILLTIITFAFNDFVSAKVLKPWIERPRPCYDAELSLVMRNLVGCGGRYGFPSSHAANHFGLAMFWFYSIQLIRGQRWHWLWGWAFMIGYAQVYVGKHYPLDIVGGAVMGIISGGLLARLFQVWCFPQSFTTFRFQSNQ; from the coding sequence ATGAGTTTCTGGGAGATCCTTGAGGCTATTGATAAAAACGTTTTCACCTTTATAAACGTTGCCGCATCCGCACCCTGGCTCGACGGATTTATGAAATTGCTTCGCAATGCTCCTGTCTGGATACCACTCTATGCTTTTATGGTTTATTGGGTGATACGATTTGGCAGGCCTTACGCCTGGCAATTCATATTGTTAACCATTATCACTTTCGCCTTTAATGATTTCGTGAGCGCCAAGGTGCTGAAACCGTGGATTGAGCGGCCAAGACCTTGTTATGACGCTGAGTTGTCATTGGTGATGCGTAACCTGGTAGGTTGCGGAGGGCGGTATGGGTTTCCTTCTTCACATGCAGCCAATCATTTTGGACTGGCTATGTTCTGGTTTTATAGTATTCAGCTCATCCGTGGTCAACGATGGCATTGGTTATGGGGATGGGCCTTTATGATCGGCTATGCACAGGTGTATGTAGGCAAGCATTATCCTTTGGATATTGTGGGAGGCGCTGTTATGGGCATCATCAGCGGGGGACTGCTGGCCAGGTTGTTCCAGGTGTGGTGTTTTCCGCAAAGCTTTACTACCTTCCGTTTCCAATCTAATCAATGA
- a CDS encoding PAS domain S-box protein: MKTYRPILFVLSIVLAGVAFFIWSAWKDRLRARDSQQWLSHNNDVIKALDSVQILITSKESAVRGYTITGDYVFIAHLPNYNKIIRSSLEQASRLLADNPQQVVRLQQLRQLLHEKEQFQQLIVHARKVSYDSAMQLTASLKGKNIMDRISVVLEQMKADQQKLLGASIVRNQEAGHQSVQTAIIGALMVLVFIIILLVRLNRDILLRRKAEEELQKSETRYRQFVENAGVITYTADIQGNFTFISQQVKALTGYSPEELLGKHFSVLIPPDWIPKVAEKYRQQFVNRIRETTLIFPIQFKNNGTRWVEQDVILLDKDGRVQGFQCVVKDVTEQELVRQKLQKIEEEQKEYQYRIQAILDNAPLIIYVKDLQGRYLLVNRQFRQIFGLTDEMVIGKTVADIDGKESSTERYIAADRQVIETRKPVELEDVLHLPDGDHHLLTIKFPLFDQDNQLLGVSGFMKDITEMVKSRQDMIAARQKAETAEALQEQFLANMSHEIRTPMNGIIGMTSLLMQTPLQQHQQEYVQMIKQSSDNLLVLINDILDLSKIKAGKISIEKIPFHLEEIIKTLNTAFRIKASEKKLSFSTLLHPAVPHHLTGDPHRLSQILTNLLSNAIKFTEHGYVTLEINVQEQAPRRVVLCFQVSDSGIGIDEKQLPLIFESFSQASSDTTRRFGGTGLGLAITKRLVELQRGSVHVTSKPGVGTTFSISLPFGISTEKEVVHGGEKPAAESHTREDYTGKHVLIVEDNEVNQRVLEYNLQQYNLTVSVVGNGKEAIQWLKKNTTHLVLMDLHMPLMDGFQATDYIRRQLKLTVPIVVLTASVLRNEKQRCLQIGANDYVAKPFAPEELQRCLEKYLLSRKEAVDDQQAVITAEADHPVFDISMLLQINDSKVIGEIYRVFENTVPSGLEELKQLSIKEDWEAVYELAHKLKSSLGIIRVKDLHAKMAAIENNARTQKKLQDVLPMINESIAAYYHVAPMIKMEIDKENVAHR, translated from the coding sequence ATGAAGACATACAGGCCAATACTGTTTGTGCTCTCCATCGTCCTCGCGGGGGTAGCATTCTTTATTTGGTCTGCCTGGAAGGACCGCCTCCGCGCCCGCGACTCCCAGCAGTGGCTCTCCCACAACAATGATGTCATCAAAGCACTGGACAGTGTACAGATCCTCATCACCTCCAAAGAATCCGCCGTCAGGGGGTATACCATCACCGGCGATTACGTGTTCATCGCCCACCTGCCCAATTACAACAAAATCATACGCTCCAGCCTGGAACAGGCCAGCCGGCTCCTGGCCGATAATCCCCAACAGGTGGTCCGGCTACAGCAACTCAGGCAACTACTCCATGAAAAAGAACAATTCCAGCAACTGATCGTCCATGCACGCAAAGTCTCCTACGACAGCGCCATGCAGCTCACCGCCAGCCTCAAAGGCAAAAACATAATGGACAGGATCTCCGTCGTGCTGGAACAAATGAAAGCCGATCAACAGAAACTACTCGGCGCCAGCATCGTCCGCAACCAGGAGGCAGGCCATCAATCTGTACAAACAGCCATCATCGGCGCACTCATGGTGCTCGTATTCATCATCATCCTGCTCGTTCGCCTCAACCGCGACATCCTGCTGCGCCGCAAAGCAGAGGAAGAGCTGCAAAAGAGCGAGACCAGGTATCGCCAGTTTGTGGAAAATGCCGGTGTCATTACCTATACAGCCGATATCCAGGGCAATTTTACCTTTATCAGTCAGCAGGTAAAAGCGTTGACGGGATACTCCCCTGAAGAATTGCTGGGCAAGCATTTCTCTGTGCTGATACCACCCGATTGGATCCCGAAGGTGGCAGAGAAATACCGGCAACAGTTTGTCAACCGTATACGTGAAACCACCCTCATTTTCCCCATACAATTTAAAAACAATGGTACCCGCTGGGTGGAGCAGGACGTTATATTGCTCGACAAAGACGGCCGGGTACAGGGCTTTCAGTGTGTGGTGAAAGATGTGACGGAGCAGGAGTTGGTGCGGCAGAAATTGCAAAAAATAGAAGAAGAACAGAAAGAATACCAATACCGCATACAGGCCATCCTCGATAACGCTCCGCTCATTATTTATGTAAAAGACCTGCAGGGCCGCTACCTGCTCGTCAATCGCCAGTTCCGGCAGATATTCGGCCTTACCGATGAGATGGTCATTGGTAAAACAGTAGCCGATATAGATGGAAAGGAAAGCTCTACGGAGCGATACATCGCCGCCGACCGGCAAGTGATTGAAACCCGTAAGCCGGTAGAACTGGAAGATGTATTGCACCTGCCCGATGGCGACCATCACCTGCTGACCATCAAGTTCCCGCTCTTTGACCAGGACAACCAGTTGCTGGGGGTGAGCGGATTCATGAAAGACATTACAGAAATGGTGAAATCGCGGCAGGACATGATTGCTGCCCGGCAAAAAGCAGAGACGGCCGAAGCCCTGCAGGAGCAATTCCTGGCCAATATGAGCCATGAGATACGCACCCCCATGAATGGCATTATTGGCATGACCAGCCTCCTGATGCAAACCCCTTTACAGCAGCACCAGCAGGAGTACGTACAAATGATCAAACAGTCGTCCGACAACCTGCTCGTGCTCATCAATGATATCCTCGACCTGTCTAAGATCAAAGCCGGAAAGATCAGTATTGAAAAAATACCGTTCCACCTGGAAGAGATCATAAAAACACTCAATACCGCCTTCAGGATTAAGGCATCGGAAAAAAAGCTCAGCTTTTCCACGCTCCTGCATCCGGCAGTGCCGCATCACCTCACCGGTGATCCGCACCGGTTGAGCCAGATCTTAACCAACCTGCTCAGCAATGCCATCAAGTTTACGGAACATGGATATGTAACACTCGAAATAAACGTACAGGAGCAAGCCCCCCGGCGGGTAGTTCTTTGTTTCCAGGTAAGCGACTCAGGTATTGGTATAGATGAAAAACAGCTACCGCTCATCTTTGAAAGTTTCTCGCAGGCATCCTCCGATACCACCCGTCGCTTCGGCGGTACGGGCCTTGGCCTGGCGATTACCAAACGGCTGGTGGAATTACAACGTGGCAGCGTACATGTTACCAGCAAGCCCGGCGTGGGCACCACTTTTTCCATTTCACTTCCCTTTGGTATCAGCACGGAAAAAGAGGTCGTGCACGGAGGGGAAAAACCGGCAGCAGAGTCGCATACACGGGAGGATTACACCGGCAAGCATGTGCTCATTGTGGAAGACAATGAAGTGAATCAACGGGTATTGGAATACAACCTGCAGCAATACAATCTTACCGTATCGGTAGTGGGCAATGGGAAAGAGGCTATTCAGTGGCTGAAGAAAAATACCACCCACCTCGTCCTTATGGACCTCCACATGCCTTTGATGGATGGCTTCCAGGCTACCGATTATATCCGCCGGCAACTAAAACTAACAGTACCCATCGTCGTGTTAACGGCCAGTGTATTGCGCAATGAAAAACAACGTTGCCTGCAAATCGGCGCCAACGATTATGTAGCCAAGCCCTTTGCACCGGAAGAACTGCAGCGTTGCCTGGAAAAATACCTCCTGAGCAGGAAAGAAGCAGTGGATGACCAGCAGGCTGTCATTACGGCTGAAGCGGATCATCCTGTCTTTGACATTTCCATGTTGCTGCAAATAAATGATTCCAAAGTCATCGGTGAAATATACAGGGTCTTTGAAAACACCGTGCCTTCGGGACTGGAAGAGCTAAAACAATTATCCATCAAGGAAGATTGGGAGGCTGTCTACGAATTAGCCCATAAGCTCAAAAGCAGTCTGGGCATTATCCGGGTGAAAGACCTGCATGCAAAAATGGCGGCTATCGAAAACAATGCCCGCACACAAAAAAAACTACAGGACGTGCTGCCCATGATCAATGAATCCATAGCGGCCTACTACCATGTAGCGCCGATGATCAAAATGGAAATAGACAAAGAGAACGTAGCCCATCGTTAA
- a CDS encoding ArnT family glycosyltransferase, which translates to MANLPALPALEKKWLSFFIALAVLVNFSGLFVTIMAPDAAIYAAISKNMLLRNNYWELFLEGNDWLDKPHFPFWVTALFFKVFGVHTWSYKLPGILFVMLGAWYTWRFAREQFNETIAWWSVFIFLTAEHIILSNNDVRAEPFLSGLIMAAIYHFYKATVPKGFGHLVAGSFFAACAAMTKGPFTLIPIGGAVIVHLVLCKQWKQLFHLKWVAAVILTFIFLFPELYSLWYQFDAHPEKVVFGQTGVSGIRFFFWDSQFGRFMNTGPIKGSGDVFFFVHTLLWAFLPWSLLMYYALFRKIKTTWKKDPQQPVEFYTLGGSLLLLLIFSFSRFQLPHYANIIFPLLAIITAQYLPVLPTKAIRFFTITQYIILVVSVLLMIALQVFYQPAMPFWGLAVVIVVLPGLLFFLPRWLHTTKFKLLLYRCGLGIIILNLYLNWFFYPDLLHYQASSEAAFYLNKNFPDSAVVSLDPLPSALEFYVHNSFIKKDTATVKASSPRTQHGLWYLSQQDLTLLQQHNYRYEILKAWDYFHVTRLTLSFINKNTRTRELRKQYLIRVLPY; encoded by the coding sequence ATGGCGAACCTCCCGGCGCTCCCCGCACTTGAAAAAAAGTGGTTATCCTTTTTTATTGCACTGGCAGTATTGGTGAACTTCAGCGGCCTCTTTGTAACAATCATGGCGCCCGATGCGGCAATCTATGCTGCTATTTCAAAGAACATGCTGTTACGCAATAATTACTGGGAGCTCTTTTTAGAGGGTAATGACTGGCTCGACAAACCGCACTTTCCCTTTTGGGTCACCGCCCTGTTCTTTAAAGTCTTTGGTGTTCATACCTGGTCATACAAATTGCCCGGCATTTTATTCGTCATGCTAGGCGCCTGGTATACCTGGCGTTTTGCCCGTGAACAATTCAATGAGACGATCGCCTGGTGGTCGGTTTTTATTTTTCTCACCGCCGAACATATTATTCTCTCCAATAATGATGTGCGGGCCGAGCCCTTCTTATCGGGCCTGATCATGGCGGCCATTTATCATTTTTATAAGGCAACAGTACCCAAAGGATTCGGGCACCTGGTGGCAGGAAGCTTTTTTGCCGCCTGTGCGGCGATGACCAAGGGGCCATTTACGCTGATCCCAATCGGCGGAGCTGTCATCGTGCACCTGGTACTTTGCAAGCAATGGAAACAACTCTTTCACCTAAAGTGGGTTGCTGCTGTTATCCTGACCTTCATTTTTCTATTCCCGGAATTGTATAGCCTCTGGTATCAGTTTGATGCGCATCCGGAGAAGGTGGTATTTGGACAGACCGGCGTTTCGGGTATCCGATTCTTTTTCTGGGACAGCCAGTTTGGCCGGTTCATGAATACAGGCCCCATTAAAGGTAGCGGTGATGTTTTTTTCTTTGTGCACACCTTACTGTGGGCTTTTCTGCCCTGGTCGTTACTGATGTATTATGCTCTATTCCGGAAGATAAAAACTACCTGGAAAAAAGACCCACAGCAACCGGTGGAGTTTTATACGCTGGGAGGCAGCTTGCTGCTGCTGCTTATCTTTTCTTTCTCAAGGTTCCAGTTGCCACATTATGCCAATATTATTTTCCCTTTACTGGCTATCATTACGGCCCAATACCTGCCGGTGTTACCAACAAAGGCAATTCGCTTCTTTACCATTACGCAGTACATCATACTGGTGGTATCGGTATTGTTGATGATCGCCTTGCAGGTATTTTACCAGCCGGCCATGCCTTTTTGGGGATTGGCAGTTGTTATTGTCGTTTTACCGGGGCTCTTGTTTTTCCTTCCACGTTGGCTTCACACAACCAAGTTTAAGCTGCTGTTGTATCGTTGCGGATTGGGCATTATCATTTTGAACCTCTACCTGAATTGGTTTTTCTATCCTGATCTTTTACATTACCAAGCCAGCAGTGAAGCTGCTTTTTACCTGAATAAAAACTTCCCCGACAGTGCTGTAGTAAGCCTCGATCCACTTCCCAGTGCTTTGGAATTTTATGTACACAATTCTTTTATCAAGAAAGATACGGCTACTGTTAAGGCTTCGTCGCCCCGTACGCAGCATGGCTTGTGGTATCTGTCGCAACAGGACCTGACGCTGTTACAACAGCATAATTATCGTTATGAAATTCTTAAAGCGTGGGATTATTTCCACGTAACCCGTCTCACCCTGTCATTCATTAATAAAAATACGCGAACCCGGGAACTGAGGAAACAATACCTGATCAGGGTATTGCCTTACTGA
- the hflX gene encoding GTPase HflX: MLENKNIIQKEEKAVLAGLVYKTQTEEQVKEYLEELAFLAETAGATAVKRYIQKLPHPDSKTFLGKGKLEEIKNFVTGRDINLIIFDDELTGSQITNIEKALGIKVIDRSDLILDIFARRAKTAQAKTQVELAQYQYLLPRLKGMWKHLERLGGGIGTRGPGETEIETDRRIVKDKIALLRRRLSEIDKQAFVQRKDRGEFIRVSLVGYTNVGKSTIMNLLSKSDVFAENKLFATLETTTRKVVFETTPFLLSDTVGFIRKLPHHLVESFKSTLDEVREADILLHVVDISHPQYEDQIGVVNSTLQELGAYDKPVITIFNKMDLYEKNTFDPWLEDEVKVEIVKELKERWENTLQGNCVFISALERRNMEELRTTILNKVKELYQIRYPYKTTYL; the protein is encoded by the coding sequence TTGCTAGAGAACAAGAACATTATTCAGAAAGAGGAGAAAGCAGTATTGGCCGGACTGGTCTATAAAACCCAGACGGAAGAACAGGTGAAAGAGTACCTGGAAGAGCTGGCCTTCCTGGCCGAAACAGCCGGCGCCACGGCTGTTAAACGCTATATACAGAAGCTGCCCCATCCCGACAGCAAGACTTTCCTCGGAAAAGGGAAACTGGAAGAGATCAAGAATTTTGTTACCGGGCGTGATATTAACCTGATCATTTTTGATGATGAGCTTACGGGCTCGCAAATCACGAATATTGAAAAGGCACTCGGCATTAAGGTGATTGACCGGTCGGACCTGATCCTGGACATTTTTGCCCGCCGGGCCAAAACAGCCCAGGCGAAAACACAGGTGGAACTGGCGCAATACCAATACCTGCTGCCCCGCCTGAAAGGGATGTGGAAACACCTGGAGCGTCTTGGTGGTGGTATTGGTACCAGGGGACCCGGTGAAACGGAAATTGAAACGGACCGCCGGATCGTAAAGGACAAGATCGCCCTGCTGCGGAGGCGGCTGAGCGAAATAGACAAACAGGCTTTTGTACAGCGCAAAGACCGGGGAGAGTTCATACGGGTATCTCTGGTGGGGTATACGAATGTGGGCAAGTCGACCATTATGAACCTGCTCAGCAAGAGCGATGTATTTGCCGAAAATAAATTGTTTGCCACCCTCGAAACGACCACCCGCAAGGTGGTGTTTGAAACCACGCCCTTTCTGCTGAGTGATACGGTTGGCTTTATCCGTAAACTGCCGCACCACCTGGTGGAAAGCTTTAAAAGCACCCTGGATGAGGTGCGCGAAGCAGATATCCTGCTGCATGTGGTGGATATTTCCCATCCTCAATACGAAGACCAGATCGGCGTTGTAAATTCTACCTTACAGGAGCTGGGCGCTTATGATAAACCGGTGATCACCATTTTCAATAAGATGGACCTGTATGAGAAAAATACTTTTGATCCCTGGCTGGAAGATGAGGTGAAGGTAGAGATCGTTAAGGAACTAAAAGAGCGTTGGGAAAATACCCTGCAGGGCAATTGTGTTTTCATTTCGGCACTGGAGAGAAGAAACATGGAAGAGCTGCGGACCACGATCCTGAACAAGGTGAAGGAATTGTACCAGATAAGGTACCCTTATAAGACTACGTATTTATGA
- a CDS encoding DUF4238 domain-containing protein, whose product MGSDYRNQHYTPKFYLRNFSLNKEGKQIGVFVTSKELFIPSSKLKTQGTSPYFYGKDGKIENALGDIESETAPILQQVISSKMIPRHGAKEHFTILYFVTLMTLRNPIESSGILASGKKLRETLHEMSDGRVEIETDQMTSKEDAIKMALSHLDMCYEACVDLKLKLLINNTDTPFLSSDNPIVKYNQFLEQKKWNGAITGYGLVGLQLFWPLDPTIMLLFYDNSIYKVGDKRDNFLSIVNSKEVDELNLLQFLNCDSLIFCNERVSKSYLEKISKASFRFAKANQPISGIFPLTIKANKDEQEGQLIRQGETECKIRLEIRNIGISKKGESYQFTDRAVQVRPGVEAILSKFGYDQIKKYQLPVKR is encoded by the coding sequence ATGGGATCAGACTATCGTAATCAGCACTACACCCCCAAATTTTATCTCAGAAATTTCTCTTTAAATAAAGAGGGTAAGCAAATTGGCGTATTTGTAACAAGTAAGGAGCTTTTTATACCAAGTTCTAAACTCAAGACACAAGGGACTAGCCCCTATTTTTACGGGAAGGATGGGAAAATAGAGAATGCATTAGGAGATATTGAATCCGAGACCGCGCCAATCCTTCAGCAAGTTATAAGTAGTAAAATGATCCCGAGGCATGGAGCCAAGGAGCATTTTACCATTCTATATTTTGTTACATTAATGACTCTTAGAAATCCTATTGAATCATCTGGAATTTTGGCGAGCGGCAAAAAACTTAGAGAAACACTCCATGAGATGAGCGATGGACGTGTAGAAATTGAAACCGATCAGATGACAAGTAAAGAAGATGCCATTAAAATGGCCTTAAGTCATTTAGATATGTGTTATGAGGCTTGTGTAGATCTCAAATTAAAGCTACTCATCAATAACACGGATACTCCATTTCTATCGAGCGATAACCCGATTGTTAAGTATAATCAATTTCTGGAGCAAAAAAAATGGAACGGCGCGATTACTGGTTATGGATTAGTCGGGCTGCAACTTTTTTGGCCACTTGATCCCACTATCATGCTGCTATTTTACGATAACTCAATCTATAAAGTTGGCGATAAGCGAGACAATTTTCTTTCTATTGTCAACTCAAAAGAGGTAGATGAGCTTAATCTTCTTCAATTTCTAAATTGCGACTCACTAATATTTTGTAATGAAAGAGTAAGTAAATCCTATTTAGAAAAAATATCTAAAGCTTCTTTCAGATTCGCAAAAGCAAACCAACCTATATCTGGTATTTTTCCGCTTACGATCAAAGCTAATAAAGATGAACAAGAGGGACAACTTATAAGACAAGGTGAAACGGAATGTAAAATCAGGCTGGAAATTAGAAATATTGGCATTTCAAAAAAGGGGGAAAGTTATCAATTCACAGATCGGGCAGTACAAGTAAGGCCGGGAGTAGAGGCTATTCTTTCTAAATTCGGCTACGATCAAATAAAAAAATATCAACTGCCAGTGAAGCGCTAA
- a CDS encoding outer membrane beta-barrel protein, with product MKKILTLFIALASMTAVMAQDSTTTAAPAKKKKRDWSKVSLSNRPNDHFMLQLGYNGWSQIPDTINTKGLSRSFNMYFMFDLPFKTDPRFSVGIGAGIGSDNMYLDKMEIDITGRRANELGFRDMSDTNHFKKYKLNTTFLEAPVELRFVANPENSNRSWKIAIGGKVGTLLSAHVKGKTLQSSSGNTINAYTMKEKSKRYFNGTRLSVTGRIGYGALGLYGSYQVNAFVKEGYGPDVRPFQIGLTLSGL from the coding sequence ATGAAAAAAATCCTGACGCTTTTTATTGCCCTGGCCTCTATGACTGCTGTTATGGCCCAGGACTCCACAACTACTGCCGCGCCCGCCAAAAAGAAGAAAAGGGACTGGAGTAAAGTGAGCCTTTCCAACCGGCCAAACGACCATTTTATGCTGCAGTTGGGATACAATGGCTGGTCACAAATACCAGATACGATCAATACAAAAGGTCTTTCCCGCAGCTTCAACATGTATTTCATGTTCGACCTGCCCTTTAAGACCGATCCCCGCTTCAGCGTAGGTATTGGCGCTGGTATAGGCTCTGACAATATGTATTTGGACAAGATGGAGATTGATATTACCGGCCGAAGGGCCAATGAGCTTGGCTTCAGGGACATGTCGGATACCAACCATTTTAAGAAGTATAAACTGAACACGACTTTCCTGGAAGCACCGGTTGAGCTGCGTTTTGTTGCCAATCCTGAAAATTCGAACAGAAGCTGGAAGATTGCCATTGGCGGTAAGGTGGGCACACTGCTGAGCGCTCATGTGAAAGGGAAGACTTTACAGAGCAGCAGCGGCAATACCATCAACGCTTATACGATGAAAGAGAAATCCAAGCGCTATTTCAACGGTACCCGCCTGAGTGTTACCGGCCGGATAGGCTATGGCGCCCTGGGCCTCTATGGCAGCTACCAGGTGAATGCCTTTGTAAAAGAGGGTTATGGCCCCGATGTTCGGCCTTTCCAGATTGGCCTGACCTTGAGCGGATTGTAA
- a CDS encoding glycosyltransferase family 9 protein — protein sequence MFIELSEMGSAVIVDPAMRKLQQEGEAELYFVIFKNNVKSLNILNTIPAGNIFTMDPGNFYTLLKDIIRFIAWCRAKKITTVIDLELFSRFTALLSFFSGALHRIGFASYHDEGLYRANLINRPVRYNAHVHIAVNFVSLVNKALDRYSTPYATPPVSKDELKLTQAAVESKALTAVQEKIRNLYPAWNGEAIVLLNANASDLLPQRRWPQENFAAAARELLASFHNVLIIATGAAAEKEYVQQVVNKVGHEKCVNSAGIFLFEELVPLYTLSTCMLTNDSGPAHFASVTPLKIFVLFGPETPALYGPLGNAEPFYLGLPCSPCVSAANHRKTSCTDRPCITGIQPAWVSARLRQYLTEKGASVRQYPDQVLFPQFPGSRIFINE from the coding sequence TTGTTCATCGAATTATCCGAAATGGGCAGTGCAGTCATTGTAGATCCTGCCATGCGCAAATTGCAGCAGGAAGGGGAGGCGGAACTCTACTTTGTTATTTTTAAGAATAATGTCAAAAGCCTCAACATCCTCAACACCATACCGGCCGGTAATATTTTTACGATGGACCCCGGTAATTTCTACACACTTCTCAAAGATATTATCCGTTTTATTGCCTGGTGCCGTGCAAAGAAAATAACAACCGTTATTGACCTGGAGCTATTTTCCCGTTTTACAGCACTGCTGAGCTTTTTTAGTGGCGCCCTCCACCGCATTGGCTTTGCCAGCTATCACGATGAAGGGTTATACAGGGCCAACCTTATCAACAGGCCGGTGCGGTACAATGCACATGTGCACATAGCAGTTAATTTTGTTTCGCTGGTCAATAAGGCATTAGACCGCTATTCAACTCCTTACGCTACACCACCGGTATCCAAAGATGAATTAAAGCTCACACAGGCGGCAGTTGAAAGCAAGGCGCTTACGGCCGTGCAGGAAAAGATCAGGAACTTGTACCCTGCCTGGAATGGAGAAGCCATTGTTTTATTAAATGCCAATGCCTCTGATCTGTTACCGCAGAGAAGGTGGCCGCAGGAAAATTTTGCAGCGGCGGCGCGCGAACTGCTGGCCAGCTTTCACAACGTATTGATCATTGCTACCGGCGCGGCAGCTGAAAAAGAATATGTGCAACAGGTAGTAAATAAGGTGGGTCATGAAAAGTGTGTCAATTCAGCCGGCATCTTCCTGTTTGAAGAACTGGTTCCCTTGTATACCCTCAGTACTTGTATGCTTACCAATGATTCAGGCCCTGCGCATTTCGCTTCGGTAACACCCTTAAAGATATTTGTATTGTTTGGCCCTGAAACGCCTGCCCTGTACGGTCCGCTGGGTAATGCAGAACCCTTTTACCTGGGCTTACCCTGTTCCCCCTGCGTCAGCGCGGCCAATCACCGGAAAACAAGTTGCACCGACAGACCCTGTATCACAGGTATACAACCAGCGTGGGTGAGCGCCCGCCTGCGTCAATACCTTACGGAAAAAGGAGCTTCAGTAAGGCAATACCCTGATCAGGTATTGTTTCCTCAGTTCCCGGGTTCGCGTATTTTTATTAATGAATGA
- a CDS encoding RNA polymerase sigma-70 factor, which yields MSKLAYIREIQRRIALYDDEAAYKELFCLFYKPLLRFANTFCHSNEMAEEIVSDVFISIWQRRATLEEINNLKVYLYISTKNAALKYLLKQQKQVAITIDELHVELESQYNNPEQLMMTAEMMARVEQAISHLPPRCKLVFKLIKEDGLRYKEVAEILGISVKTIDNQLAIALQKIGKAINVNLKKVIRF from the coding sequence ATGTCTAAGCTTGCATACATCAGGGAAATCCAGCGTCGTATAGCCCTCTACGACGACGAAGCTGCTTATAAAGAGCTGTTCTGCCTGTTTTATAAACCCCTGCTCCGGTTTGCCAATACCTTTTGCCATTCCAATGAAATGGCCGAGGAAATCGTCTCCGACGTCTTTATCAGCATCTGGCAGCGGCGGGCCACCCTCGAAGAGATCAATAACCTGAAAGTATACCTCTATATAAGCACCAAAAATGCAGCCCTCAAATACCTGCTTAAACAGCAAAAACAGGTAGCCATCACCATTGACGAGCTCCATGTAGAGCTCGAAAGCCAGTACAACAATCCCGAACAGCTCATGATGACCGCCGAAATGATGGCCCGCGTGGAACAGGCCATCAGCCACCTGCCCCCCCGCTGTAAACTGGTGTTTAAACTCATCAAGGAAGACGGCCTCCGGTACAAGGAAGTGGCCGAAATCCTCGGCATTTCTGTCAAAACCATTGATAACCAACTCGCCATAGCCCTCCAGAAAATTGGCAAAGCCATCAATGTGAACCTGAAAAAGGTCATCCGCTTCTGA